The region CCAGCGCGCGATGAATCGCGCTCTCGCTCATGTCCAGCCTGCCCGCCAGTTTACGCACCGCATTTTCGGTAGCGCCCGGCTCGCTGCTGTCGTAACGAATGACATCACCGTCCAGCGCCAGCTTCACGCCACTCGCTTTGCTGACCGCATTCTGAAACGCCGCGTTGCGGCTCGCGTACCAGCCGGCGTTGAAATCGGCGAAGCGATAGAGCGGGCGCGAGTAATCCGCCGGGTAGTTAAGCAGATGCCAGATGCCGAACCAGAGGCCGCCGCGCCGCGTAAAGACCTCCTGGCGCAGTGTGCCGTCGATATCATACGGGTAGCCGCGCGCGTGCGCTTCGGCAAAGGCGATGCTCACCTGCATTGGCCCGCCGGTATGCACCGGGTTCAGGTTGCCGAACAGCGTCTGGCCGAGCGGCACCATGCCGATGAAATCGTCGAAAATCGCGCTCAGCTCACGTTCAGACTTCACGTTATCGAGCCGTTCGCTGTAGCTTTTGCCATTAGGGGATTTAATCAGCAGCGCGGTGCGCACCACGAAAGCGGGAATATGCAACTTACCGGCGCGGCGCTCTATCTCCTTCCAGGCAATCTTGCCAAGCCCCGGCACCTGCGGATCGGC is a window of Cronobacter muytjensii ATCC 51329 DNA encoding:
- a CDS encoding DUF1615 domain-containing protein, with product MAATLALPARFRPLTLAALLALAGCTSQTSTTEKGAKPLDVRAVVKQKMPASVKDRDGWARDIARAFEMQKITPSEENICSVLAVAEQESNYQADPQVPGLGKIAWKEIERRAGKLHIPAFVVRTALLIKSPNGKSYSERLDNVKSERELSAIFDDFIGMVPLGQTLFGNLNPVHTGGPMQVSIAFAEAHARGYPYDIDGTLRQEVFTRRGGLWFGIWHLLNYPADYSRPLYRFADFNAGWYASRNAAFQNAVSKASGVKLALDGDVIRYDSSEPGATENAVRKLAGRLDMSESAIHRALAKGDSEDFSDSELYKKVFALADKRAGKALPRELLPGIQLESPKITRKLTTAWFAKRVDDRRARCMSKD